The following are encoded in a window of Telmatobacter sp. DSM 110680 genomic DNA:
- a CDS encoding DNA methyltransferase: protein MANQLYYGDNLDVLRASISTESVDLVYLDPPFNSQANYNVLFKAHSGQKSEAQIEAFEDTWHWNDHAERAFDEVIHSGNSDVAEMLRAFRSFLKENDMMAYLTMMAVRLVELHRVLKPTGSLYLHCDPTASHYLKILLDAVFGPYFFRNEIIWKRTSAHSDARRRFGDQSDVILFYAKSEISTFHRSHSAYSDDYLESHYSLLEPDGRRYTTRDLRSPGPRPNLTYDYKGYKPHPNGWSVSLETMKKMDAEGRLYFPASKDGRIRVKRYLDEMPGTPIGNIWDDISPINSQAQERLGYPTQKPLSLLERIIESSSNEGDTVLDPFCGCGTTIHAAQKLKRQWIGIDVTHLAISLIEKRLKDAFPGVSFEIHGTPKDIGGAQALAAQDKYQFQWWAVSLVDAVPYGGKKKGADSGIDGFIYFKPDGKETEKAIVSVKGGENINVSMIRDLAHVVDREKARIGVFITLAEPTKPMRLEAVKTGFYEMPYQKFPKIQILTIEELFAGKRPDIPLIDPSAFKKAAKDTATIAKQDRLF from the coding sequence ATGGCAAACCAACTTTATTACGGCGACAATCTGGACGTGCTGAGAGCGTCCATTTCGACTGAGAGCGTTGACCTCGTTTACCTCGACCCGCCGTTCAATAGCCAAGCGAATTACAACGTGCTCTTCAAAGCACACAGCGGTCAAAAATCAGAGGCACAGATTGAGGCGTTCGAAGATACGTGGCATTGGAATGATCACGCCGAACGAGCGTTTGATGAAGTGATTCACAGCGGCAACAGCGATGTTGCTGAGATGTTGAGAGCGTTTCGTTCATTCCTCAAAGAGAACGACATGATGGCCTATCTGACCATGATGGCAGTTCGCTTGGTCGAATTACATCGTGTGTTGAAGCCAACAGGCAGCCTTTACCTACACTGTGACCCAACGGCAAGCCACTACCTAAAAATTCTTCTTGACGCTGTATTTGGTCCATACTTCTTTCGCAATGAGATTATATGGAAGCGAACAAGCGCTCACAGCGACGCTCGAAGGCGATTTGGAGACCAAAGCGATGTCATTCTGTTTTATGCCAAGTCGGAGATTTCAACATTTCACAGGTCTCACTCCGCATATTCGGACGATTACTTAGAGTCGCATTACAGTCTGCTGGAGCCAGATGGTCGGCGGTACACAACTCGTGACCTACGAAGTCCCGGCCCTCGTCCGAACCTGACTTATGACTACAAAGGCTACAAGCCCCATCCTAATGGCTGGTCTGTCTCTCTGGAAACAATGAAGAAGATGGACGCTGAAGGAAGGTTGTACTTCCCTGCCAGCAAGGACGGGAGAATCCGAGTCAAGAGATACCTTGATGAGATGCCCGGCACGCCCATAGGCAATATATGGGACGATATTTCTCCAATCAATTCACAGGCACAGGAACGGCTCGGTTACCCCACACAGAAGCCCCTGTCTCTTCTTGAGCGAATCATCGAATCATCAAGCAACGAAGGCGATACCGTTTTAGACCCGTTCTGTGGATGTGGAACAACAATCCACGCTGCTCAAAAACTGAAACGGCAATGGATAGGGATTGACGTTACACACCTCGCAATTTCTCTGATTGAAAAACGATTGAAAGATGCTTTTCCCGGTGTCTCGTTCGAGATTCACGGGACGCCGAAAGACATCGGCGGCGCTCAGGCTCTCGCCGCTCAGGACAAATATCAGTTCCAATGGTGGGCTGTCTCGCTGGTGGATGCTGTGCCGTATGGCGGCAAGAAAAAGGGAGCGGACAGCGGCATTGACGGCTTCATCTATTTCAAGCCCGATGGGAAGGAAACGGAGAAGGCGATTGTTTCTGTGAAGGGCGGCGAGAATATCAATGTTTCAATGATTCGAGACCTGGCTCATGTCGTAGATCGGGAGAAGGCGAGGATTGGCGTGTTCATCACCCTTGCCGAGCCAACAAAACCTATGCGATTGGAGGCGGTCAAAACAGGG
- a CDS encoding PadR family transcriptional regulator: MANGIQRVVPLSPAVLAILLSLAEGDKHGYAMMKDARAPRGGGIAMGPGTLYGSVDRMIRDGLVEESDKQDDERRRYYRLTTQGRAVLAAELGRLDAAVTSARSLGLLPNGGRS, encoded by the coding sequence ATGGCTAATGGAATTCAGCGCGTAGTCCCTCTCTCCCCTGCCGTCCTTGCCATCCTTCTCTCCCTCGCGGAAGGCGACAAACACGGCTACGCCATGATGAAAGACGCCCGCGCTCCTCGCGGCGGCGGCATAGCCATGGGCCCCGGAACCCTCTACGGCTCCGTAGACCGCATGATCCGCGATGGCCTTGTAGAGGAATCCGACAAGCAGGACGATGAACGCCGCCGCTACTACCGGCTCACCACTCAAGGTCGCGCGGTCCTCGCTGCGGAACTCGGGCGCCTCGATGCCGCTGTCACTTCCGCCCGCTCCCTCGGCCTGCTCCCTAACGGAGGCCGCTCGTGA